The Blattabacterium cuenoti genomic sequence TGTAAGCATAGCATTTGTATTTGTCCATATATCAATAACTTGATTGTAACGTTCATTATTCGTTATCAAACCCATGTTATAATTTACTTTAACATTATCTACCTGTTTTATAGCATGATTTACCATATCTTTTTTATTGTCAGGAATGATAATATCTCCTAATCCAAAAGATAGTCCTCCTTTGAATGCATTATAAAAACCTAATTCTTTAATATCATCTAAAAAATTTGCAGTAGTTGGAACATCTGTTAATAACAATATTTTACCTATAATTTCTCTTAATGATTTCTTTGTAAGAGATTCATTTATAAATCCTACTTTTTTAGGAACTACTTGATTAAACAAAACTCTACCCACAGTTGTTTCTATAATTTTATTGAAAAATTTATCTTCTTCACGAATATTAACTTTAACTTTAATTAAAGCATGCAAATTAACTGCTCCTTGATTATATGCTATTTCAACTTCTTCTGGTGAATAAAAAATCAGACCTTCTCCTTTGACTTTAATTTTGTTATCAGATAACAAAGGTTTTGTCATGTAATATAATCCTAGTACCATATCCTGAGAAGGAACTGTAATTGGAGACCCGTTAGCAGGATTTAATATATTTTGAGAAGCTAACATTAAAAGTTGAGCTTCCAAAATAGCTCCATTTGATAATGGTAGATGAACGGCCATTTGATCTCCATCAAAATCTGCATTAAAAGCTGCACAAACTAAAGGATGTAATTGAATAGCTTTTCCTTCTATTAATTTTGGTTGAAAAGCTTGAATACCTAATCTATGTAAAGTAGGAGCTCTATTCAATAATACAGGATGTCCTCTTAAAACATTTTCTAAAATATCCCATATCATAGGATCTCTTTTATCGATAATTTTTTTAGAAGATTTTACTGTTTTTACTATACCCCTTTCAATTAACTTACGTATAATAAATGGTTTATAAAGTTCTGCTGCCATATCTTTAGGAAGGCCACATTCATGTAATTTTAAATGAGGACCAACTACAATAACAGATCTAGCTGAATAATCTACTCTTTTCCCAAGAAGATTTTGTCTAAAACGACCTTGTTTTCCTTTTAAAGCATCTGATAAAGATTTTAGAGGACGATTAGCTTCTGATTTTACAGCAGAAATTTTTCTTGAATTATCAAAAAGAGAGTCTACTGCCTCTTGCAGCATTCTTTTTTCATTTCTCAAAATAACTTCAGGAGCTTTAATTTCTATTAATCTTTTTAAACGATTATTTCTTATAAGAACACGACGGTATAAATCTGTCATATCAGAAGCAGCATAACGTCCTCCATCTAAAGGAACTAAGGGTCTTAATTCAGGAGGGATTACAGATAATACATGAATAACCATCCAAGATGGGGTTCCACCATTTTTTTTACCTTCTCTAAAAGCTTCTACTACTTGTAGACGTTTCAATGCTTCAATCCTTCTTTGTTTAGAAGTTTCATTATGAGCTTGATTTCTTAATTCAGAAGATAAAACATCTAAATTAATACGATTCAATAATTCTTCTATACATTCTGCTCCCATTTTTGCAATGAATTTATTTGGATCAGAATTTTCCAATTGCTGATTCCCTTTTGGGAGTTTGTTGAGGATCAGTAAATATTCCTCTTCCGTTAAAAAATCACCTTTTTGAAAATAGGATCCGTCTGAACGTAAAGATAATCCACCTTGGATAACAACATATCGCTCATAATAAATAATCATTTCAAGTTTTTTAGAAGGTAATCCTAATAAATATCCAATTTTGTTAGGAGAAGAACGAAAACACCAAATATGAACAACAGGAACTACAAGATTTATGTGCCCCATACGTTCTCTTCTAACTTTTTTTTCAGTCACTTCAACTCCACATCTATCACAAACAATTCCTTTATAACGAATTCTCTTATATTTTCCACATGCACATTCATAATCTTTAACAGGACCAAATATTCTTTCACAAAACAGTCCATCTCTTTCGGGCTTATGAGTTCTATAGTTTATAGTTTCTGGTTTTAATACTTCACCATGAGATTCTTTCAATATTACTTCTGGAGAAGCTAATCTAATAGTTATTTTATTAAACTTGTTATTTTTTTTTCTACTCATTTTTTTAACATATAACAATATAACATATAATGATAAAAATCACTCTTCCAAACGGATATCTAGTCCTAATCCTTTTAATTCATAGCAAAGAACATTAAAAGATTCTGGATTGTTAGGTTCAGGCATTGGATCTCCTTTCACTATTGCTTCATAAGTTTTAGCTCTTCCAAGTACATCATCTGATTTAACAGTCAATATTTCACGCAATATATTAGAAGATCCAAAAGCTTCCAACGCCCATACTTCCATTTCTCCAAAACGCTGACCTCCAAATTGAGCTTTACCACCTAAAGGTTGCTGAGTGATTAAAGAATAAGGTCCTATTGAACGAGCATGCATTTTATCGTCAACCATATGACCTAATTTTAACATATATATAACTCCAACAGTAGCAGGTTGATCAAATCTTTCTCCAGTCCCTCCATCAAATAAATAAGTTGTTCCAAAACGAGGGATTCCTGCTTTATCAGTATACTCACATATCTGATCTATCGTAGCACCATCAAATATAGGTGTTGCAAATTTTATATTTAATTCCTGTCCTGCCCATCCTAAAACAGTTTCATATATTTGTCCTATATTCATTCTAGATGGAACTCCCAATGGATTTAGAACAATGTCAACAGGAGTTCCATCTTCTAAAAATGGCATATCCTCTTCTCTAAGTATACGCGCTACTACTCCTTTATTTCCATGTCTTCCTGCCATTTTATCTCCTACTTTTAATTTTCTTTTTTTAGCAATATATACTTTTGCCATTTTAATAATTCCAGAAGGAAGTTCATCTCCAATTGTTATGGAAAATTTTTTATGTTTTAAAGAGCTATTTAAATCTCCTACTGATATTTTATAATTATGTAAAATCTCAGAAATTAAATTATTAATTTCAGAATCATCAGTCCAACTATCAGAATAAATTCCTATATAATCCGATATTTTTATTTTCTTAAATGTTTCTATAGTGAACTCACTTCCTTTCACTATTATTTCTTTATTCTTATCATTAAAAACGGAACTATTACATATTTTACCACTTAAAACAGAAAATAACTTCTTTAACAAGATATTATTGATATCTAATAATTTGTTTTCATATTCTTTTTCTAAATATTCTATTCTTATTTTATCTTTATCTCTAGTTTTTTTATCTTTTATGCTTCTAGTAAAAAGCTTTGTATCTATAACTACTCCAAATAAAGAAGGATCAGCCCTTAATGAAGCATCTTTGACGTTACCTGCTTTATCTCCAAAGATAGCTCTTAATAACTTTTCCTCTGGAGTTGGATCGGATTCTCCTTTCGGAGTTATTTTTCCAATAATAATATCACCAGGTTTTACTTCTGCACCAACTCTTATAATTCCATTTTCATCCAAATCCTTTGTGGATTCTTCACTTACGTTAGGAATATCATTCGTGAATTCTTCCATCCCCAATTTCGTATCACGAACATCCAAAGAATACTCATCTATATGTATAGATGTGAACCAATCTTCACTAACTACTTTTTCAGAAATTAAAACAGCATCTTCAAAGTTATATCCGTTACATGGAATAAAAGCAGCTTTCAAATTTCTACCTAATGCTAATTCTCCATTTTCCGTAGCGTAACCTTCACATAATATTTGTCCTTTTACAACTCTTGTTCCTTTTTTTACAATAGGCTTTAAATTAATACATGTATTTTGATTAGTTTTTCTAAACTTAATCAAATCATAAACTTGAATATTAGGATAAAAATTAACTAAAACTTCTTTATCTGTTTTATCGTAACGGATAATTATCTTTTTCGCATCAATATACTCTACTATTCCATTTCTTTTTGCATTAATCAAAATTCGAGAATCTCTTGCTACTTGTTTTTCCAATCCTGTTCCGACAATAGGAGATTCAGGTTTTAGTAATGGAACTGCTTGACGCATCATATTAGATCCCATCAAAGCTCTATTAGCGTCATCATGTTCCAAAAAAGGAATTAAAGAAGCAGAAATAGAAGCTATTTGATTAGGTGCTACATCTACATAATCCACCTGATTTGATTTAACAACAGGAAAATCTCCGTCTTCTCGAGCTATAATTCTTTCCGACAAAAAATGACCATTATGATCAATTGCATTAGCTTGTGCTATAATCTTTCCTTCTTCTTCTTCTGCACTTAAATATTTTACTTTAGATTTTATTAAATCTACTTTTTGATTACAAACTAATCTATATGGAGTCTCTACAAATCCCATTTTATTTATTTTTGCAAATACGGATAAAGAAGATATTAATCCTATATTCGGACCTTCTGGAGTTTCAATTGGACATAATCTACCATAATGAGAATAATTAACATCTCTTACTTCAAAACCTGCTCTTTCTCTAGATAAACCTCCTGGTCCTAAAGCTGAAAGTCTTCTTTTATGAGTTATTTCGGATAGAGGATTTGTCTGATCCATAAATTGAGATAATTGATTCGTTCCAAAAAAAGTATTTATTACAGACGATAAAGTTTTAGCATTAATAAGGTCAACTGGCATAAAAACTTCATTATCACGAACATTCATTCTTTCTCTTATCGTTCTAGACATTCTTGCTAGTCCAATACTAAATTGAGTATACAGTTGTTCTCCTACAGTTCTAACACGTCTATTAGATAAGTGATCAATATCATCTACTTCTCTTTTAGAATTAAATAAAGCATTCAAATGATCTACAATTGCAATAATATCTTCTTTTGTTAGAACTAAATGAGTAGGATCTATTTTCAAACCAAGACGTTTATTCAACCTATATCTCCCTACAGGTCCTAAACTATATCTAGTATCAGAAAAAAAAAGCTTGTCTATAACTCCTCTAGCAGTTTCTTCATCTGGAGGTTCCGTATTTCTAAGTTGTCTGTAAATATATTCTACAGCTTCTTTTTCTGAATTTGTTGGATCTTTTTGTAAAGTATTATAAATAATTGAATAATCTTTTTTTCTTTCTCCTTCTTTATGTAACAAAACAGTTTTTATTTCATGATCTTTCATAAGATCAATATCTTCCTGTTTTAAAAGAACATCTCTATCTATAAGAATTTCATTTTTTTCTATGGAGATTACTTCTCCTGTGTCTTCGTCTACAAAATCTTCATTCCATATTCTCAAAACTCTGGCTGCCAAAATTCTATTTTGAACATTTTTTTCATTATTTGAAATTTTTATTTCTTCGGCTAAATCAAAAATTTCCAATATATCTTTATCTCTTTCATATCCTATAGCACGTAATAAAGTTGTCATTGGTAATTTTTTTTTTCTATCAATGTATGCATACATAACATTATTAATGTCTGTAGCAAATTCTATCCAAGATCCTTTAAATGGTATAATTCTAGCAGAATAAAGTTTAGTTCCATTAGCATGATGAGATTGACCAAAAAATACACCTGGAGATCGATGTAACTGAGATACAATAACCCTTTCTGCTCCATTAAAAATGAACGATCCAGAAGGAGTCATATAAGGACATGTCCCTAAATAAACATCTTGATAAACAGTTTCAAAATCTTCATGCTCAGGATCTGTGCAATATAATTTTAATTTAGCCTTTAAAGGTACACTATAAGTTAATCCTCTCTCAATACATTCTTCTATAGAATATCTAGGAGAATCTATAGAATAACCTTTAAATTCCAAAACAAAAGAATTTCTTGCGTCAGAAATAGGAAAATTTTCTGTAAAAGCTTTGAATAGTCCCTCATTTTTTCTATTTTCAGGTTTTGTATCTAATTGAAAAAATTCTTTAAACGATTTTATTTGAATATCCAAAAAATCAGGATAATCAACTTGTTTTGCTACGGAAGCAAAAGTTATTCTTTCTGATATTTTTTCTGTATTCACCAATTTTAATTTAATGGACAATTTTTTTCAAAAATCATATTATTTTAATTCTACCTCAGCTCCGACTTGCTCAAATTTATTTTTTAAATCTTCCGCTTCTTTTTTATTTACAGATTCCTTTAATAAACTAGGAATATTGTCTACTAATTCTTTAGATTCTTTTAACCCTTTTCCCGTGATTTCTTTTACTAACTTCACTACAGATAATTTTGAACTACCGGATGATTTCAATACTATATTAAAAATGCTTTTTTCTTCTTTTTGAGGTATCTTTTCTTCTTTTTGAGAAGAAATTTTTACTGAATTTTCTATGTTAGATGGCTCTATTCCATATTTTTTTTTTAAAATAGAGGCTAATTCATTAACTTGTTTAACAGTTAAATTAACTAATTGTTTTGCCAAATTTTCTATCATATTATTATTTTGTTTTTAATTATTTAGATTTAAAATTATTTTTCTAATTTAGAAGATGCAGAAGATAAATATTCTAATATTCCACATATTTTATACTTTGTTGAAGTTAAAAAAGATAAAATAATATTCCCCATTGGAAATTGTAGTCTATATAAGATATCAATAAGAAGATCTTCTTTAGATTTAAAATTGATTAAAAGGTCCAAATCTTTATTTCCAAAATAATAAAATTCTTGAACATAAGCTCCTTTTAAATATGGTTTTTCAATTTTTTCTTGAATATGAAAATTTTTTATAATTTTTGAAGGTATATTTCCTTTTCCAGTATTTGAAAATAAAATAGTAGTATTTCCACTTAAAATAGGAAAAAATGAATCAAGATTTTTATTCTTCATCTTTTCTAAAACTTTTTTCAGCAAAGTGTTTTTTACTACTTTCATTCCAATATTGGATTCATGAAATTTTTTTCTAAGGAAAGAAACTTGGTTAGAATTCAAATTGCATATATCAATGAAATATAACGATTCATTGTTAGACAATATAGAAAATAATTTTAAAAATTTTTTTTCTTTGTTTTTTCTATTCTTATTATTCATATCTTATTATTCATATCTTCAAAAAAATTTTTGAATCTAATGAAATGCTATTACTCATTGTAGTAGATAAATAAATACTCTTAATATAAACACCTTTAGAAGTAGATGGTTTATTCCTAATAATTATCATCATGAATTCTTTTATATTATCCATTAAACATTGATTTGAGAAAGATACTCTTCCTACTGAAGCATGAATAATTCCATAACGATCAGATTTAAAAGAAATTCTACCTGATTTAATCTCTTTTATAGATTTTCCTGGATTGTTCGAAATAGTATCCATTTTAGTATTTGGCATCAATCCTTTGCTTCCTAATATCTTCCCTACAGATCCTAACTTATTCATTACAGAAGGTGTTGCTACAATAATATCAATATTAGT encodes the following:
- the rpoB gene encoding DNA-directed RNA polymerase subunit beta, translating into MSIKLKLVNTEKISERITFASVAKQVDYPDFLDIQIKSFKEFFQLDTKPENRKNEGLFKAFTENFPISDARNSFVLEFKGYSIDSPRYSIEECIERGLTYSVPLKAKLKLYCTDPEHEDFETVYQDVYLGTCPYMTPSGSFIFNGAERVIVSQLHRSPGVFFGQSHHANGTKLYSARIIPFKGSWIEFATDINNVMYAYIDRKKKLPMTTLLRAIGYERDKDILEIFDLAEEIKISNNEKNVQNRILAARVLRIWNEDFVDEDTGEVISIEKNEILIDRDVLLKQEDIDLMKDHEIKTVLLHKEGERKKDYSIIYNTLQKDPTNSEKEAVEYIYRQLRNTEPPDEETARGVIDKLFFSDTRYSLGPVGRYRLNKRLGLKIDPTHLVLTKEDIIAIVDHLNALFNSKREVDDIDHLSNRRVRTVGEQLYTQFSIGLARMSRTIRERMNVRDNEVFMPVDLINAKTLSSVINTFFGTNQLSQFMDQTNPLSEITHKRRLSALGPGGLSRERAGFEVRDVNYSHYGRLCPIETPEGPNIGLISSLSVFAKINKMGFVETPYRLVCNQKVDLIKSKVKYLSAEEEEGKIIAQANAIDHNGHFLSERIIAREDGDFPVVKSNQVDYVDVAPNQIASISASLIPFLEHDDANRALMGSNMMRQAVPLLKPESPIVGTGLEKQVARDSRILINAKRNGIVEYIDAKKIIIRYDKTDKEVLVNFYPNIQVYDLIKFRKTNQNTCINLKPIVKKGTRVVKGQILCEGYATENGELALGRNLKAAFIPCNGYNFEDAVLISEKVVSEDWFTSIHIDEYSLDVRDTKLGMEEFTNDIPNVSEESTKDLDENGIIRVGAEVKPGDIIIGKITPKGESDPTPEEKLLRAIFGDKAGNVKDASLRADPSLFGVVIDTKLFTRSIKDKKTRDKDKIRIEYLEKEYENKLLDINNILLKKLFSVLSGKICNSSVFNDKNKEIIVKGSEFTIETFKKIKISDYIGIYSDSWTDDSEINNLISEILHNYKISVGDLNSSLKHKKFSITIGDELPSGIIKMAKVYIAKKRKLKVGDKMAGRHGNKGVVARILREEDMPFLEDGTPVDIVLNPLGVPSRMNIGQIYETVLGWAGQELNIKFATPIFDGATIDQICEYTDKAGIPRFGTTYLFDGGTGERFDQPATVGVIYMLKLGHMVDDKMHARSIGPYSLITQQPLGGKAQFGGQRFGEMEVWALEAFGSSNILREILTVKSDDVLGRAKTYEAIVKGDPMPEPNNPESFNVLCYELKGLGLDIRLEE
- the rplL gene encoding 50S ribosomal protein L7/L12, with the protein product MIENLAKQLVNLTVKQVNELASILKKKYGIEPSNIENSVKISSQKEEKIPQKEEKSIFNIVLKSSGSSKLSVVKLVKEITGKGLKESKELVDNIPSLLKESVNKKEAEDLKNKFEQVGAEVELK
- the rplJ gene encoding 50S ribosomal protein L10 translates to MNNKNRKNKEKKFLKLFSILSNNESLYFIDICNLNSNQVSFLRKKFHESNIGMKVVKNTLLKKVLEKMKNKNLDSFFPILSGNTTILFSNTGKGNIPSKIIKNFHIQEKIEKPYLKGAYVQEFYYFGNKDLDLLINFKSKEDLLIDILYRLQFPMGNIILSFLTSTKYKICGILEYLSSASSKLEK
- the rplA gene encoding 50S ribosomal protein L1 — its product is MSVKVTKNRNKYLKEIDKKKYSLEEGVLFLKERTFVKFDASFDISVNLGIDVKSPNQIVRGTVQLPYGTGKNVRILALVNKEEESESKEAGADYVGLDYIEKIKSGWTNIDIIVATPSVMNKLGSVGKILGSKGLMPNTKMDTISNNPGKSIKEIKSGRISFKSDRYGIIHASVGRVSFSNQCLMDNIKEFMMIIIRNKPSTSKGVYIKSIYLSTTMSNSISLDSKIFLKI